One Megamonas hypermegale genomic window carries:
- a CDS encoding ABC transporter permease has product MKHKSIYFYIPAIVFLLALWYVISLIVHLPIIPSPYLAIERLIDIFSDTIAIHAFYSFWRIVAGVLLAVLIGVPIGILMGYTKKVDTILAPLVYLTYPIPKIALLPILMLLCGIGELPKILMIFLIVIFQVLVALRDGISSIPKEMFYPLYTLGASFKDIFCKILWPAVLPNFITALRVAMGTAISVLFFTETFGTKYGMGYFIMDAWLRVNYLDMYAGIIVLSLMGLCLFGILDLCERYFCKWNR; this is encoded by the coding sequence ATGAAGCATAAATCTATTTATTTTTATATACCTGCAATAGTTTTTCTGCTCGCTTTATGGTATGTGATATCTCTTATAGTTCATTTGCCGATTATTCCATCACCGTATTTGGCGATAGAAAGGTTAATAGATATCTTCAGTGATACAATAGCGATACATGCTTTTTATAGTTTTTGGCGCATTGTAGCTGGTGTATTATTAGCGGTACTAATCGGTGTACCTATTGGAATTTTGATGGGATATACGAAAAAAGTAGATACAATTTTAGCACCACTTGTATATTTGACATATCCAATCCCTAAGATTGCACTTTTGCCAATTTTAATGTTATTATGTGGCATCGGTGAATTGCCTAAAATATTAATGATATTTTTAATCGTTATTTTTCAAGTACTTGTGGCACTACGCGATGGCATAAGTTCTATACCAAAAGAGATGTTTTATCCTTTATATACGTTAGGTGCTTCATTTAAAGATATTTTTTGTAAAATTCTTTGGCCAGCTGTTTTGCCAAATTTTATTACAGCTTTGCGTGTAGCTATGGGAACAGCAATATCTGTTTTATTTTTTACCGAAACATTCGGTACAAAATACGGTATGGGATATTTTATTATGGATGCTTGGCTACGTGTTAATTATTTAGATATGTATGCGGGAATAATAGTTTTAAGTTTAATGGGTT